The sequence CGCTGAAGAAGCCGTTGTCGCAGTCACGCGTGACGATCATCACCACCGCTGCGCCGTTCGATCCCGCCAAGGGCGACCAGGGACCGGGCGCGGCGTATAATGGAGCTGCGAAATTCTACCAAGTCTATGACGGCGACACGTCGAAGTCGCACGACCTGCGCATCTCGCATATCGGCTACGACCGCAAGCACACCGCGGCGACCGACAACGGCACCTGGTTTCCGCTGCCACAACTGCTGAAAGCGAGCGCTGCGGGGCGAATCGGCGAGGTCGCCCCGCGCTTCTTCGGCGCGCCGACCAACCGCAGCCATCGGGTCACGCTCGACACCGACGCGCCGGAGATCCTGGCGCGCTGCCTGGCCGACAAGGTCGACGTCGCCGTGCTGGTGCCGAACTGCCCGGTCTGTCATCAGACCACGGCGCTGGTGGCACGGCATCTGGAACGAAATGGCATCGCCACCGTGATCATGGGCTGCGCCAAGGACATCATCGAGCACGCGGCGGTGCCGCGCTTCCTGTTCTCGGACTTCCCGCTCGGCAATTCCGCCGGCAAGCCGCACGACATCGCCTCGCAGGCGCAGACGCTCGAGCTGGCCTTGAAACTGCTGGAGAGCGCGAGCGGCCCGCAGACGACGATGCAGTCGCCGCTGCGCTGGAGCGAGGACGCGTCCTGGAAGCTCGACTACAACAACGTCGCGCAACTCTCGCCCGAGGAACTGGCGCGCCGCCGCTCAGAATTCGACAAGCAGAAGGAGATCGCGCGCGGCAACCGCGCCGCCTGACGTCGTCCAACAATCAGAACAAGCTGGGAGAGCGACGTGACGCGACCTTTCGAGGGCGTGAAGATCCTGGACTTCACGCAAGTGCTGGCCGGCCCCTATGCGAGCTACCAGCTCGCGCTGCTGGGGGCCGACGTCATCAAGGTCGAGCGGCGCGAGGGCGAGGACATGCGCCGCACGCCGCTCTCACGCGAATGGGCCGAGCGCGGCCTCGCGCCGGCATTCCAGGCCGTCAACGGCAACAAGCGCAGCCTGACGCTGGATTTGCAGAAGCCCGAGGCGATCGCGATCGTGAAGAAGCTCGCGGCGCAGGTTGACGTCGTCATGGAGAATTTCCGCCCCGGCGTGATGGACAAGCTCGGCATCGGCTATGAGGCGCTCTCCGCGATCAATCCAAAGCTGATCTATTGCGCGGTCTCAGGCTTCGGCCAGACCGGACGCGACCGCCTGCGGCCCGGCTATGACGGCAAGATGCAGGCGCTGTCGGGCATCATGGCGATCACCGGCCATCCCGAGACCGGGCCGACGCGCGCCGGCTTTGCGGTATGCGACGTGCTCTCGGGCGCGACGGCCGCCTTCGGCGTGTCGAGCGCGTTGTACCAGCGCGACCGCACCGGCAAGGGCCAGCTGATCGACGTCTCCATGCTGGAGGCGACGCTGGCGTTCCTTTCGGGCCAGATCGCGGATTGGTCGGTCGCCGGCCATCGCCAGCAATTGTCAGGCAACCAGGCGGTGAGCCGCAGGACCACGGCGAATTTGTTCAAGTGCGGCGACGGCCACATCCTGCTCGCCGTCAACAACGAGAAGCAATACCGCGCGCTGATGTCGACGCTCGGCCGCGAGGACACGCTGACCGATCCACGCTTCGCCGACTGGTTCTCCCGCAACGAGAACGAGCCGGCGCTACGCGCCATCATCGAGGAGGCGCTGGCGGCAAAACCGGCGCGCGAATGGGAGACGATCCTAGAAGACGCCGGCGCGCCCTGCGCCAGCATCTGGAAGGTCGAGGAGGTGATCGACCATCCGCAGATTGCCGCGCGAGGTGCCATTCAAGAGCTGGATACGCCCTACGGCCGGCTGCGCTTCGCCGGCAGCGGATTCAAGCTCGCCCATGGCGGCGGCAGACTGGACCGCATGGCGCCGGAGCTCGGGGCGGATACGGATGCGGTGCTGGGCGAGCTGGGGCTCGATGCTGCGGAGATCGCGGAGCTGAGGGCGAGGGAGATTGTGTAAAACTCCGCCGCCGTAGGGTGGGCAAAGGCGCAACGCGCCGTGCCCATCATCTCACGATGTGCTGGGCGCGCGATGGTGGGCACGCTTCGCTTTGCCCACCCTACGGCACCAGTGATCAAAACAACGACCCCTGCCCATCATCCGCCGAGTTCGCCGCAACCTTCCGCACCACCTTCTTCGGCTTGGCCGCCTCGGCCTCCGCCTCCATCTCCTCCGCACTGATCGGCAACACCAGCTGCTCGTCGTCATTGGCGACGCGGTTGACGCGGGTGGAGACCGGGTGCCAGGCGAACTCGCCGATGCGCGGGGCGGTCAGCAGCGGCAGGATGGCATCGACCTCGTCGCCGCGACTGTCGAGCCAGCGTTCGAAATCGCGCGGGCTGATGGTGACGGGAACGCGGTCATGCAGCGCGGCGAGATCCTCGCCCGCCGCCGCCGTGACGATCGCGACCGTGTCGAGCTCCTCGCCGTTCGGCCCCATCCAGGTCTCGAACACCGCGGCGAAACCGATCGGCGCGCCGTCGGCGCGGTGAATGAAGAACGGCTGCTTGCGGCCGCCCTCCGTCTTCCATTCGTAATAGCCGTCCGCGGGGATCAGCCCGCGCCGCCGTCGGATCGCCTTCTTGAAGGCAGGCTTCTCTAGAATTGTCTCGGAGCGGGCGTTGATGAGGAGCGTGAACCCGCGGGGATCCTTGACCCAGGTCGGCAACAGGCCCCAGCGCATCAGGCGGAAATGCCGCGCGCTGTTCTCGATCCATACGACCGGAATCGGTTGTGTCGGGGCGACATTGTACCGGGGCGGGAAGTTGGGCTGCTCGACATAGCCGAACAGTTGCCGCAAAGCCGCGGGGGCCGAAGTTATGACGAAGCGTCCACACATCCCAAACCGTCTATATCAGGCCGTCTATATAGGGTCCGTTCAGGTCCTTTTAACCCCGAACGTTAACACTGCGGCCGATGAGCTCAATGGCCTCCCAACCCGCGCGGACGCATGTACAGACGGGCCCCGAGGCGGCCGCCTGGGCCGAACGGCTGCGCGTGGCCAATATCAACCCGCGGACCGGGCTTGCCACCGACTATCTCAATCATTTCAATGAAGCGGTGATGCTGCTGGAAATGGTCCCTGACATGCCGGAATGTGCGGAAGACTTTTTGACCTGGTCGCCGCTGTCCTATGCCGAGCATTTCACGGCGTCGAATTTCAAGGCCCGGGATCTGGCCATCGAAGCCTATGAGAAGGCCGATCCCAGCGTGCGCGCGCAGTTCGATCATATCACGGACACCATGACCTCGATCCTGACCGCGGTCGGCTCGGCCATGCGCGAGGTCGAGAAGGACACGACGCGCGTGCGGCTCGCCGAGCAGGCCACGGCCTGGGTCAAGCCGCTGATCGCGGCCTGCGGCGGCATCATCAATGGCGGCGCGGAGGCCGACATCGACACCATCATGGCGAACTGAGCCGTGGTATCGGCAGTTCAGCCATCCCATCCCCAGATCGCAGTCAGTGCCGCGATTTTCCGCGACGGCAAGGTGCTGCTGACCCGCCGCGCCCGCTCGCCCGCCAAAGGGTTCTATTCGCTGCCCGGGGGCCGGGTCGAATTCGGCGAATCGCTGCACCAGGCCCTGCTGCGTGAAGTGGACGAGGAAACCGGGCTTGCCATCGACATCGTCGGCCTTGCCGGCTGGCGCGAGGTGCTGCCGGCTTCGGCCGGTGCTGGCCATTATCTGATCATGTCCTTTGCCGCCCGCTGGGTGGCCAAGGAGCCGGCTCTGAACGACGAGCTCGACGACTACCGCTGGATCGCCCCGGATGCCCTGGCGGGCCTCGGCGACCTCAAGCTGACCGGAGGACTGGAGGAGGTCATCCAGTCCGCTGCGCGTCTGATCGGACCCTGACGCCCCGCCTTGCGTCCACCGCCCCAAGGGGGCATACAGCCGCCGATGTTCACGCGATTTCTGGCCATTTTTGCCCTGATTCTCGCCTGCGCCTGCGTGCCTGCCCGGGCCCAGGGCGTGGCGGCGCCGTTTGACGGCGACCTGCAGCGGCTGGCCGAGATCCTCGGCGGGCTGCATTATCTGCGCGGCATCTGCGGGTCCAACGAGGGCAACAAATGGCGCAACGAGATGCAGGCGCTGATCGATGCCGAAACACCCTCGGGCGAGCGCCGCTCCCGCATGATCGCCGGTTTCAACCGCGGCTATAACGGCTTTCAGCAGACCTACCGGAGCTGCACGCCGGCGGCGACGGTCGCGATCCGCCGCTATATCGAGGAAGGCTCGAAGATCTCGCGGGATCTGACGGCGCGCTACGCGAACTGAGCTCATCTCTTCCGGCCGCGGGCAGACGCTGCTTCGCACGCTCCTCACCATGAGGGTTGGGCTGTGGCGCGTGCGGCTGGCACCCTGTCATCGACTTTGTTCACAGCCGTTAACCGTTCTTAAAGATGTGGCCTAGCGGTCGTTAACGCCCGTGCTACACCTCTCGCACAGCGCATCGCCGTGGATCGCGCCCCAGCCCTGACCGAGTTTCATGAGCCAGCCGATTTCCTACGCCCCCGCCCGCGCGCCACTGCCCGATCACGAGCAGAAACAGGCCGCACTGAGCTATCTCAACGAAGCCTGGGCCGAAGCGCGCCATGACGGCGTCGATGGCGACTGCCTGGCGCAGGCGAGCCTGTTCGCGGCCTTTGCCGAGTTGGTCGGAACGTATGGCGAGGACGCGGTGGCGAAATTCGTCGAGGGCTTTCCCGGCCGCATCCGCAACGGCGAATTCTCGGTCAGCCTCGCAAGGCAGTAGTAAGCCCTTCTCGAAAATGACCCCGCCACATGGGCGGGGCCAGTCTACGGATGAATGACTTTGCGAAAGGCGTCGCGAAGTCTGCCGCATTTATCGCACGGAAGCGATCGAACGCAGACGAGCATTAGTCTCGCGATGACCGGGACATGTTCCCGATGGAGCCGGGAACGCGCGCCCTCCTCTTCACGGCTCAACCTTGAGCGTCGCTTTCATGTTGGGATGATAGCGGCAGTAATACTCGACCATTCCGGCCTTCTTCAGAACTGATGTCGCCGACTTCTTCTCCGGCAGTGTCACGTCGAAATCGCCGTTCTTCGCCGTGGCGGTGTGCGCGAAGACGTCCTTGTTGATCCATGAGATGGTGTCGCCGACCTTCGCCGTTACCTCCGCCGGCGAGATCACGAGATTCTCCATCGTGATCTCGATAGTCGCGGCGTGCGCCGGGAGGGTCATCGACAGGAAGACGACCGCGAGCGCGGTCGCAGCGAGGCGTCCTGGTCTCATTTGCGCTCCCTATTTCAGCTCGGCCGCGACGTGCTCGGCGTGCTGCTGGTGGCCCTGGAATATTTTCAGGCCGGTCTGCAACAGGCTCTTCAGCTCGGCATTGCTGGCAGACGGAATGAGCTGGGTCTCCAGCGCGCCGTTGACCGCCTTGTGGTAGGCGATCTCATTCGCGACATAGGCCTTGTCGAAGGCCGCACCGTCCAGCTTGTCGAGCTCGGCCAGCTTGTCGCTCGCCTGCTTCGACAATGCCTTGCTGGTGTCGTTGTCTTCGGGCGTGACGTTCAGCTTCTTGACCAGCGCGAGCGCCTGCTTATTCACGGCCTCGTGGTCGCGCAGCATGTCCTCGGCAAATGCTTTCACGTCCTTGTTCTTGGCCTTCTTCTGCGCCTGCTTGGCCGCGTTGATGTCGATCACGCCCGCAGTGTAGGCGATGTGGGCAATCTGCGGATCGGTGGGCTTGTCGGCGGCGTTCGCGCCTCGAAGCAGCGCCGGGCTCGACAACAGAATTGCTGCGGCGATGGCCGCGCTCCATCGGGTAAACATGCTTGACACTCCTGTGCTGCCGGTCGGTTTGCCGGCGTTGCTTCACAGGCGTTGGATGGGATCTTCGCGTAAACGTTCCCGAAAATTTCAGCCGCCAATGCCGAGCCGCTTCAGCACTGACGCGGTCAGGCGCTCGCAGCGCCAGCCGGCGAACGGAAACGCATCCATCATCACCGGACCGATCTCCTTCTCGACATTCTCGCGCAGCATGGTGCGGGCGCGATGCAGCCGCGTCTTCACGGTCTCAGGCTTCACGCCGAGCAGATCGGCGGTCTCCTCGATGTTCATGCCCTCCATGACGCGCGCGACGAATACCATGCGGAAGACATCCGGCAGTTCGTCGATGGCGCGTTCGACGACGCGCTGGATTTCACGTTGGGCCATGGTCCTTTCCGGATCGCCTGCGGGAGAAACGGGAAACTTGATGATCTGTGCCTCGAGCGCAGCTTCGGACACCGAGTCGAACTCGACCTGAGGCTTTGCACTTCGCGCCCGGCCAAGCGCCTCGTTGATGGCAATTCGTGACAGCCAGGTCGACAATCCAGATTCGCCGCGGAAGCCATCGAGATGGGTAAAGGCGCGGACGTAGGTTTCCTGCACCACGTCCTCCGCCTCGCTGTCGCTGCGCAGGATTCCGCGCGCGAGTCGGTAGAGCCTGCGGTTGTTGGCCTGCATGATCTCGCGCAACGCCGCCTCGTCGCGGCTCCGGGCACGATCGATCAGCTCGGCTTCCGGTGTCCTGGCATCGGCGGACAGGCCGGCTACGGTCCGTTGCATGGGCGATCACCTGTTTCCCTTCATCCAGACATTGGATGCGAGCCCAGGGGAAAGGTTCCCGACTTTCTTGCGCTCTCCTGGCGGGTCCCCTTAGTCCGCCTCGATCGGCAGCGCGGGATCCCTCGCCCACTCGCCCATTGAGGCATCGTAGAGCGTCAGCCTGTCGTAGCCGAGTTGCGTCAGTAGCAGCAGATCGATCGTGGCCGAGATACCGCCGCCGCAATAGAGGATAACATTCTTATCCCGCGTGACGCCCTGGGCCGCGAATTTCGCCGCGGCATCCGCAAGCGTCGTCAGCGTCTTGTCGGCATTGGTGAGCGTCGCGGCGGGAACGTTGATACTGCCGGGAACGCGGCCGGGCCGGCCGTAGCGGCTCGGCTCGAGACCCTGATGAAACTGCGGACCGAGCGCGTTGACGATGACGGTCGCGGGATCGCCGATCCGCGCCTTCACGATGTTCTTGTCGACGAAGAAGCCTGGGCGCGGTGTGGCCTTGAATGTCGTCGCCGGATATCCCTTCGGCGCGCCCGTCTCGACCGGCCGCCCCTCCGCCTTCCATTTGTCGAAACCGCCATCGAGCACACGCGCATCGACGCCGAGCGAGCGCAGCATCCACCAGAACCGCGTCGACCACATCATCGTGCCGATGCTGTAGAGCACGATGATCTTGCCCGCATCGAGACCGTGGCGGCCGAAGGCGGCCTCGAGCTGAGCCACATCGGGCATCATGAAGAACTGCTCTGCCGAGGTGTCGGAGAACTCGCCTTGCAGATCGAGGAAATCGGCGCCGGGGACGTGGCCCGCGGCGAACGTCTTGTCGCCCGGCACCGCGCGATAGGGCACGTCGCTGCCCGGCGGCACCGGCTCGTTGTAGGTCGTGCAGTCGTAGAGGCGCAGATTGGGATCGCCGAGGATGGCGGCGAGCTGCTCGGTGGTGATCAGGGGTGATGGCATGGTCATGCTTTCTCCCAATTATAGCTCACGCATCGTGGGAACGCTGTCATTGCCCGCGAAGGCGGGCAATCCAGTATCCCAGCGGCCGCAGTGATGTGTACCAGCTATTGCCCTAGCGTACTGGATGCCCCGGTCAAGCCGGGGCATGACGGCGGAATACGAAGCTCGACCTCGCGCTTCACTGCTTCAACGTCTCCAGAAAGCGCACCGGCTCGCCTTGCGAGGGCGTCACCAGCTCGCCCTGCCACATCACGCGGCGGCCGCGGATGAAGGTGCCGACGGGCCAGCCCGTCACGCGCACGCCGTCATAGGGCGTCCAGCCGGCCTTGGACGCCACCCATTTGTTGGTGATGGTCTCGCTGCGCTTGAGGTCGACGATGGTGAAGTCGGCATCGTAGCCGGCGGCGATACGGCCCTTGCAGGCCATGTTGTAAAGACGCGCGGGGCCGGCACTGGTGAGATCGACGAACCTTGCCAGCGATAGCCGGCCGGCGTTGACGTGATCGAGCATGACAGGCACCAGCGTCTGCACGCCGGTCATGCCCGAGGGCGAGGCCGGATAGGTCTTCGACTTCTCTTCAAGCGTATGCGGCGCATGATCCGAGCCGAGCACGTCGATGATGCCCTGCTCGATACCGCGCCAGATGCCGGCGCGATGATCTGCGCCGCGCACCGGCGGGTTCATCTGCGCCAGCGTGCCGAGCCGCTCGTAGCATTCGGGCGCGACCAGCGTGAGATGATGCGGCGTCGCCTCGCAGGAGGCGACGTCCTTGTGATCGCGCAGGAACTCGATCTCCTCCTTGGTGGATACGTGCAGCACGTGGATGCGCTTCCCCGTCTCATGCGCCAGCTTCACCAGCCGCTGCGTCGCCATCAGTGCCGCGGTCTCGTCGCGCCAGACCGGATGCGAGCGCGCATCGCCCTCGATGCGCAGCGATTTACGGTCGTTGAGGCGATACTCGTCCTCAGCATGGAAGGCGGCGCGGCGGCGGATCACCTGGAAGATGCGGCGTAGGCTTTCGTCGTCCTCGACCAGCAGCGCGCCGGTCGAGGAGCCGATGAAAACCTTGACGCCGGCGCAGCCCGGCGCCCGTTCGAGCACCGGCAAATCCTGCACGTTCTCGCGGGTGCCGCCGATGAAGAAGGCGAAATCGCAATGCATGCGGTGATGGGCACGCTTCACCTTGTCGGTGAAGGTGGTCTCGGTCACCGTCAATGGAGACGTGTTCGGCATCTCGAACACGGCGGTGACGCCGCCCATGACGGCGCTGCGCGAGCCGGTCTCGAGGTCTTCCTTCTGCTCCAGCCCGGGCTCGCGGAAATGCACCTGCGTGTCCATCACGCCGGGCAGGATGTGGAGGCCCTTGCAGTCGACCACCTCGGCAGCTGAGCCTTGCGACAGCGGACCCAGCTCGGCAATGTGACCATTGCTGATGCCGATATCGCGAACACCCTCGCCGTCCTGGTTGACCACGGTGCCGCCTTTGAGGATCACGTCGAAACGCTGGGTCATGGCAAAGGGCCTCTCTCATCCCCAAGCGCAGGGCTCGAGGTCTTGTCGTTTTTGCCTTGCGGGCTTACGTTCCGGAGCAACATGTCGCAAGAGATTTTCGCATGAAATCAGCGTTTCTTCCCGACCGGGGCGTGGTCAAGGTCGCGGGCGAGGATGCGCGCAACTTCCTCAACGGCCTCATCACGACCGACCTCGACAGGCTCAAGCCGGGCCTGGGCCGATTCGGTGCGTTACTGACGCCGCAGGGCAAGATCGTCGTGGATTTCCTGATCACGGAGGTGCCCGCCGGCCATGGCGGCGGGTTCCTGATCGACTGCCCGAAAGCGTTGGCGGAAACATTCGCCACCAAGCTGAAATTCTACAAGCTGCGCGCCAAGGTCACGGTGGAAAACCTGTCGGACAGTCTCGGCGTGCTCGCAGCCTGGGGTGGCCCACTCGCGGCGCAGCCGGACCTTGCCTTTGCCGATCCGCGCAATGGCGAGCTCGGCTATCGCATCCTGATCCCCGAGGATCTCGGGCAGAAGCTGTCCGACCTGATCGGCGCAGAGCTCGTCGAGGCCACCGAGTACGAGTCCCACCGCATCGCGCTCGGCGTTCCCCGCGGCGGGCTGGACTTCATGTACGGCGACGCGTTCCCGCACGAAACCAATATGGACCGGCTCGCCGGCGTCGATTTCGACAAGGGTTGCTATGTCGGCCAAGAGGTCGTCTCGCGCATGCAGCATCGCGGCACCGCGCGCACCCGCAGCGTCAAGGTGCTGCTTGACGGTCCCTCGCCCGAGGCCGGAGCAACCATTCTCGCCGGCGACAAGCAAGTCGGCACCATCGGCTCGACGGCGGGCGGCAAAGGCATCGCGCTGGTGCGCATCGACCGCGTTGCGGACGCTCTCGACGCCGGCCAGCCGCTCACCGCCGGCGGCCTCGAACTGACGCTCGCAGAACCCGAGAGCGTGCGCATTCCAACCAAGCAACCCATCGCATGAGCCGCGCCCCTCGCCTGCATCCCGACGGAAAGACGCGTTGCCCCTGGCCCGGCGAAGATCCGCTATATGTCGCCTATCACGACACCGAATGGGGCGTGCCGGAATATGACGACCGCGCGCTCTATGAGAAGCTGATCCTCGACGGTTTCCAGGCCGGCCTGTCCTGGATCACGATCCTGCGCAAGCGCGACAATTTCCGCAAAGCCTTCGACGATTTCCAGCCAGAGAAGATCGCGCGCTACAACGAGAAGAAGGTGCATGCGCTGATGAACGACGCCGGCATCGTGCGCAACAAGGCCAAGATCGACGGCACGATCCTGAGCGCGAAGTCGTATCTCGGTATCATGGAGAAGGGACCCGGCTTCTCGAAGCTGCTGTGGGACTTCATGGACGGGAAGCCCAAGGTCAACCATTTCAAGACCACCGCGAGCGTGCCGGCCTCGACGCCGCTGTCCGTGCAGATCTCCAAGGAGCTGTCCTCGCGCGGCTTCAAGTTCGTCGGCCCGACCATCGTCTATGCCTTCATGCAGGCGACGGGCATGGTCAACGACCATCTCGTCGACTGCCATTGCCACGCGACCTGCGGCAAGACGCAGCGCAAGCCGCGCCTTAGGGACAAATGACGGCGAAGAAGACCGCGCACGATGCGCAGTCCCGCGCCTGGCAGCGCATGCTGTCCGGCCGGCGGCTCGACCTGCTCGACCCCTCTCCGCTCGATATCGAGATCGCCGACATCGCACATGGCTTGGCGCGGGTGGCGCGCTGGAACGGGCAGACGACAGGCGCACATATCTTCTCGGTCGCGCAGCACACGTTGCTGGTGGAAACCGTGATGCGGCACGAGATGCCGGGCGTCGATCAGCGCATGCGGCTTGCGGCGCTGCTGCACGATGCGCCCGAATATGTGATCGGCGACATGATCTCTCCGTTCAAGGCGGTGCTCGATGGCCATTACAAGGCGGTCGAGAAACGCCTGCTCGGCGCCATCCATATCCGCTTCGGCCTGCCGCCGGAGCTGCCGGACGAGATCACGCAGGCCATCAAGGCCGCCGATCGCGGCGCGGCCTATCTGGAAGCGACCGAGCTTGCCGGCTTCAGCGAGAGCGAGGCGCGGCGCCTGTTCGGCAAGGATCCCGACCTCTCCGACAGCGTTCGGCGCGACTACCTCACGCCCTGGACCGCGGCGCGGGCCGAAAAGCAGTTTCTGGAGCGGTTCGGCGCGGTGTTCGCGTAGCATCATTCCTTCGTTGCCCCGTAGGGTTGGCAAAGGCGCTCTTGCGCCGTGCCCACCAACTTTTCCTAATTGCGACGAAAGTGGTGGGCACGCTTCGCTTTGCCCACCCTACGATCGCTCGCTATAATCCGCGGCAAAAAGGTCCACCATGATCCACGTCTGTTCCCTCGCCGCGCTTCCCGAAACTGTCCGCCTCACCAAGGCCAGCCACGTGCTGACCGTGATGGCCAATGTCGAGCAGGTGGCGCGGCCGGTGTCGGTGTTGCCGGCCAACCATCTCAAGGTGTCGATGGACGACATCACCGAGGAGATGGACGGCTTCGTCGCGCCGTCCGAGACGCATATCGAGCAGGTGCTGAATTTCGTGCGCGGCTGGGATCGCTCTGCGCCGCTGGTGGTGCATTGCTACGCCGGCATCAGCCGCTCCACCGCGAGCGCGTTTGCAGCGGTGTGCGCACTCAACCCGAATCGTGACGAGATCGAGATCGCCCGCAAGATCCGCGCAGCCTCGCCGATCGCCTCGCCGAACCGGCGCATCGTCAGCCTCGCCGATCGGGCATTGGGACGCAACGGCCGGATGCTGCGCGCGCTCGACGAGATGGGCCCGGGCGCGATGATGGTCGAGGGCCACCCCTTCGTGATCGAGCTCGAATGACCGCTGCGCGCCACAGCACAGGTGCGCCCCCTCTCCCGCTTGCGGGAGAGGGCTGGGGAGAGGGTCTCTCCGCAACGGGACAGTCCCCTAGAGGAGAAAGCGCTCTCCCGGCGCTACGCGCCGACCTCTCCCGCAAGCGGGAGAGGTTGCAGCGAACCTGCGGAGAGCTCGCCGCGATCAACCGGCATATCTTTCTCGCAACATCCGCGACCATCATCGCATGAGCGAGACGCTGCTGACGCCGATCGAAATTGGCCTCACGGCCGCGATCGTCGCGATCGAGGACCACGAGCCGCTGATCCTCGCCGCTCGCGGCAGTGACGGGCTTGCCGGCTTGCCGTTCGGCCCGTTCGATGCGCTGGCCCATCGCACCTTCGAGATCGGCCTGCGCGCCTGGGTCGAGGAGCAGACCGGGCTGCGTCTCGGCTACGTCGAGCAGCTCTACACGTTCGGCGATCGCGGCCGTCATGCCGAGGCCGGCGACACCGGCGCGCACATGGTCTCGATCGGCTATCTCGCGTTGACGCGTGCCACCGGCGGCGAGCTCGCAGCGACCAGCGCCAGCTTCGAGCCATGGTACCGCTTCTTCCCCTGGGAGGACTGGCGCCAGGA comes from Bradyrhizobium sp. CCGE-LA001 and encodes:
- a CDS encoding DNA-3-methyladenine glycosylase I, with product MSRAPRLHPDGKTRCPWPGEDPLYVAYHDTEWGVPEYDDRALYEKLILDGFQAGLSWITILRKRDNFRKAFDDFQPEKIARYNEKKVHALMNDAGIVRNKAKIDGTILSAKSYLGIMEKGPGFSKLLWDFMDGKPKVNHFKTTASVPASTPLSVQISKELSSRGFKFVGPTIVYAFMQATGMVNDHLVDCHCHATCGKTQRKPRLRDK
- a CDS encoding YfbR-like 5'-deoxynucleotidase is translated as MTAKKTAHDAQSRAWQRMLSGRRLDLLDPSPLDIEIADIAHGLARVARWNGQTTGAHIFSVAQHTLLVETVMRHEMPGVDQRMRLAALLHDAPEYVIGDMISPFKAVLDGHYKAVEKRLLGAIHIRFGLPPELPDEITQAIKAADRGAAYLEATELAGFSESEARRLFGKDPDLSDSVRRDYLTPWTAARAEKQFLERFGAVFA
- a CDS encoding tyrosine phosphatase family protein; this translates as MIHVCSLAALPETVRLTKASHVLTVMANVEQVARPVSVLPANHLKVSMDDITEEMDGFVAPSETHIEQVLNFVRGWDRSAPLVVHCYAGISRSTASAFAAVCALNPNRDEIEIARKIRAASPIASPNRRIVSLADRALGRNGRMLRALDEMGPGAMMVEGHPFVIELE